In a genomic window of Melanotaenia boesemani isolate fMelBoe1 chromosome 1, fMelBoe1.pri, whole genome shotgun sequence:
- the LOC121641142 gene encoding uncharacterized protein LOC121641142, translating into MFLSRFGIQRFDGSDVDIRFFTRFASYDHLMRFWQVIQPSLKYMVRATSLTADDAGRLSAPTGQALHPIDEMFLFLNYPALVLKQRDLADRYQIHQSTVSRIILTWSIFLLSVLGAQRIWMTQERIREYLPVEFRDYADTTVVLDCTELRCQTPSSPLLQSEVYSNYKSHCTLKGMIGIAPHGPVTFVSPLYAGSISDKQLFVESGLCKLLRPDSAIMVDRGFLMDNCVPCKMYGPAFLSGRHQMPESEVRETQAIAHLRVHVERVIRRLKEHKLLDSVIPLNMFGNINQLYVVACLLLNYENGPLVKAWAK; encoded by the exons GTTTGCATCTTATGACCACCTGATGCGGTTTTGGCAGGTCATTCAACCATCACTGAAATACATGGTCCGAGCGACCAGCTtaactgctgatgatgctggacGACTGAGTGCTCCCACG GGACAGGCTCTACACCCAATAGATGAGatgttcctgttcctgaacTACCCGGCCCTTGTACTGAAGCAGAGGGACCTGGCTGACCGCTATCAAATCCACCAATCTACTGTGAGCAGAATAATTCTCACATGGAgcatttttttgctttctgtcctgGGTGCACAGAGAATCTGGATGACACAAGAGAGGATCCGGGAGTACCTACCTGTAGAGTTCAGAGACTATGCTGACACCACTGTGGTTCTGGACTGCACTGAGCTGAGGTGCCAAACCCCTTCTTCTCCCTTGCTACAGAGTGAGGTCTACTCAAACTACAAGTCCCACTGCACCCTGAAAGGAATGATTGGTATAGCACCACATGGTCCAGTGACCTTTGTTTCTCCCCTCTATGCTGGTTCGATCAGCgacaagcagctgtttgtggaatCAGGTCTTTGCAAGCTTCTCCGTCCAGACTCAGCGATCATGGTGGACAGAGGCTTCCTGATGGACAACTGTGTGCCCTGTAAGATGTACGGACctgcatttctttcaggaaGACATCAAATGCCTGAGAGTGAGGTCAGGGAAACGCAGGCAATCGCACACCTCAGAGTGCATGTGGAGCGTGTGATTCGAAGATTGAAAGAACACAAGTTATTGGATTCAGTCATTCCTTTGAATATGTTTGGTAACATTAATCAGCTGTACGTTGTTGCATGTCTCCTGCTGAACTACGAAAATGGCCCCTTGGTTAAGGCTTGGGCAAAGTAG